The genomic interval AcatatttttattttttttctgcttATGAAGTCTGCTGAGATTGTATATCCCACCTGTAAGTCCAGTATGGTTAGATTTTTCAGTTGGTAAAAATGTGTTAAGAAATGTGTTTTGAAATTTGTTTGTAGTAAGAAATAAATGTTGTTGTAGACATCATAGATATCAGCTCTAATTTGTGGCATGAAATGGTTATCATTCTGCTTTGGAATTCTCTCTTGACTTATCTTTCATTTTCAATAAAtcttaaaaaaaaaaaaaaaaaaaaaaaaaaaaaaaaacctgaATCTGCAGCTTGGGGAAATTTTAGTGTATCATAGAAGGGAGAATTGCCCCGATGGAAGGGTAAAATGAATAATTTCTGAAAAACAAATAGGTGATTGATTATTGATGACCATGCTTGGGATACGTTTGGGGTTTTTTAGATCTATATTTCGTTTCTGTCTTGCATAGCAAGCATTATTAGCGATTTTCATCGCGGTGTTGTCAGAAAGAGCAATGTGATCTAGAGAAGCATGAAAAAACAATCAATGGTTACGGTGACATGGATTATTACAATTGAGGACTATAGATCCAAGTTTGGAATTGATATATAACTTTTTTTCACAATTGTACTAGTTCTGTAACATAGGTACACTCTATGTATCATCCTTTGGTATAGAGATCATACCTAGAGGCTCTGGACTCAGTAAATATCTCCAATGCCATCCACCGAGGGACTCAAGAAGTTGTTTTTTGACATCTTTGACAAGCAGGATTCCCGGCTCCTGGATAGTATCTATAACATTGGCCGAATCAAGGCTTGGAGCGATGGCAAAAAGCGTAAGGAGCATCATCTCTGGTTTAGAGGGAGGAACTATAACATAGAATGACAATTTACCGATGGCTAGCATCTCTATGGAAGGTTCATGGGACAAATTTGGTGTTTATATGACTCAAAAATGGTTCCACCCATCTTCTTAAATGCTACCAAGACAGTTCTTCCTGTTCTTTACATTACAAGTGCTGTAGATCAAGTACAGACCCGAATAAAGCAGTCGTCTACTTCTATTAGACACTCACTTGGTCTAATAGCAACAaatagtacatactgatGCGCGCTTTTACACCTGCTCTTTGAATACATGGCTCATGGCGACTCTGACCATCGGAACTTTCAACAGTCCCGGGGATATATACAACTGAGATTATCGATAATGCTGATAAATTATTATGCTGATAAGTTCATCGCCATTGTTTGGAATCTGCCTACAgtagagtatgtactggtacctCAATCCCATGTCCGAAGTAGACCTGGGGATTTGCACCTTTCCTAGAACATCTTCGATATGAAAGGGAGCGAGGAGAACTTGAAATAGGACCAGTGACggagcagcttcttgtagaATTGCAACATCTATTGattctctctctcctcgAACAATCATGGATATCTGTCATGCTCCACAGATCAGCAATTTTTCGACCAGACTCTTGGATAAGTGACAACGGTCCTCTAAAACATCAATCATGTGTTCTGATTCCATCtcagtacttgtatcaaGTGCATAGGCCAACTCCTCattattttttcaattttttattttttattttttattttttatttttttatttttttatttagTTTAGATGGACATACTGCCTGAGTAGTTTTATACAACACAACTCGGTATCAACTAACAGCCAACAATTGACAATTCGCCTAGTAACTAACAGCCAGGGTCTCACAAAGCTCCCTAACTAACACTATCACCGATAAACCTCTGTTTCGACCGAATTTATTTATCGCGCGCGCGGCGTTGGACTTCAAAAGTTTGCCCGATGTCTCCGATTCTGCACGAGAGAAGGCAATCATTTTGTTGGCATTTCCAGAATTTCGGGATAAATTCAAGAAAATTCAAATAATTGGACTAAAACCGGAATCGTGGACCATACTCATCTCATCTACACTACACTATAGGTTAACATCTATTCGGCAAAGCCATTATATACATATTCTTGTTAGGGGAGTGTCAGTGATCATCTCTGGTCAGGACTTAGAAccaccagctccaccaCTTTTGCCGCTGGCTGGGAGAGACGCCAAACTGACCCAcaggcttcttcttgccaaTGTTGAAGCCCCATCGCTTGAGAATCTTGACAACAGAGGGGGTGATGGCAGCAGTGATGGGCAGTCGGATGAAAATCAGAGACTTGTGGATCGCATAAGCAACAGCAAACTCGGCCCACATCTGCTTGGAAAACCAGTACGACTCGGTGGGAGAGGTCTCCGGCAgcttctcgtccaccttCTGGTCCTCGACAGCAGCCCCGATATCGGGAGTCACCATGGCAAGAGCGCCGGTCACAGTGTTGGCAATGTCGCTGCCCTCAACATTGTCCTCCTGAAgttcctccttgggggtGGTCTTCCATCCAACCAACTCCTTGAGGTATACCTgccactccaccaccttgtcgAGACCCACAGAGTGAACTCCGAGCCAGCAGATGGGCAGATCGATGGTGGAAAGAGACAGATAGACTCCCAATGCCACCCAGCCGTACTTTTGGACCAGAGCCTTGATTCCggtggccttcttcttgttgccCTCCTTGCCTTCCTTGTCGCCACCCTGGTCCTCCTGCTGACCCTCAGCCTTGGAATTGATGTTGGTGACATTGTTGGCGTTGCCAGGCTGTCCTACACTTCTCTCCATCGTCTGGGGGGTGCCCGAAAACCATCTCACAGACGAAAGTCGCGATGGAGCACAGACGGGTGTGGGGAAAGCGAATCGGGTGACGTGAGCGGGTCCACGGACCCCGGCGACCCGCGAAACGTGCAAAAGACCCCGGGAAATTCCTCGAATgttcatttttttttcaaaattTGTCGTCAATAGTCGGCCGAAACACAATGAGATGCAGCTCAACATGTGCCTGCACAGACAGTGAAGCACGTTAGAGTTTTTCTGATTACGTAAGGTGGCGATGATccccagaaccagaaggtactgtacttgtagatgtaaACTTGTAGATGTGAACACAATGTATACGATATTGGTGGCTACATGTGGTGTtgattcacgtgacgttATTTTTGAAAATTCTCTGTCTATTAGATTCTACTCAGGACTCTTGTCCAGTTAATAGGGAAGATCTTGAAGAATACAGCCATGTTTGTCCCTGTTTCATTCCTTGGATTCATTCTTCCGCTgacctcttcctccttaTCTACTTGTCTTATCTCCGTATCAATCATCCATCATAATTCATTAGTTATAGGTGCCCCTATTTCGTCATCTGTCTTCAGACATCTTCTGTCATCCTGCGTCGTCTGCCGTCGTCTGCTGTCGTCCTCAATTGATCTCCGCTCCgtcacctccatcacctcaGAATACACAGCCATCcgagagacacaaaaaagaGTCCAACGGGGTAGGCAGCCAGAACGGTTCGTCCAGGGAGAACACCCGAGTGTTTGAGCGAGTTGTTGGCCGACCACAGCGCCCAGGCCACGTTCAGAACGATCACGGGCACAGACAGCCAGATCCAGGGAATGAATATCTCAACCACCGATCCCAGAACCACGGGGAACAGCGAATAGCCCACAATGCACAAGCCTcggaaaaaagaaatgttTCCTCCAAGCAACTTGATATTGAGAGTTACGAGAATCTGGCCCATCCACGTGATGGCAAAGACTCCGGAAAACGCCTCGCTGTTGCCCCAGCCCAAGCTGAGAGCCAGAATCAAACAGAACACAAGAGGACCCCACATGTCCCACTCCTTGATCAATTGAGAAGAGTTGTCGATGGGGTTGATAAAGCCGGAAAGGGAGCCGGGCcacaccacctccttgagccgGTTTCCTACCCCCCGCACGTCTCGGCCAAGAGTTCGAAGCACAGGCTCGTCTAAAGTATCTCCGCCCATGAATCGTCGGGTGACCAGCTGCTCGCTCCCCACAGACGTGGTGTTTtggctgttgctgggggCGGGAGTGTCCTCCTCGATGAtgaagtcgtcgtccacGTCCAAAAGATCGTTGTTGGCCTGCTGATAcgacattttttttgcgGTAtttggtgatgatgttgCAATGTGTGCAGATGATAGAGATAGGTGGCCAACCTAATTAAAAAACTGACATCGACAAGAATCGAACTGGGCATATGCGTAAACCTTAAATGACCGGAACGGGGCAAAAAATGGACCAGTCCGGAGTCGAACCGGAGACCTTCCGTATGCGAAACGGACGCGATAGCCACTACACTACAAGCCCCAATTGTGCCTCAAAAGACTAAATCTTCAATATACTCATATTTATTATTACGTAatattgtttttttcaggTTTAAAATCAAGAGTTTTGGGGGTATTTCTACATATATAGAGTCTATAGGCTCTTCATAAAACAAATACGTTCAATTTCTAAAAGATATGACATATATTGAGTGGTTTTGAAGGCTTTTATAATGTAGTTTTTATGCTTGCTATATGAGCTCTCCATATGGAACATTGTGCGATGACAAAATGACCAAACCAGAACGAGTGTGGCATTTCgacgagagagagaaaagtTAGCCACTTCCTCATTACTCTTTGATCCActaatacaagtacaagtatagtacgtacgtacttgtactagtAGCCGGACTTCAAGCAGCAAACGTGCCAACTATGAACGCCCTAGGCTTTGCGGTTACTGTCATGAAGGCATCAATTATTAATTATGGGCTTGTATGTCTGATCTCATCATTATTTGCTACCTAATAGACACATGAATGGTGTCTGCGTCGCTCTCGGTGAACAAACTGCTTCTATCAGTATCTCCTCTGAAGAGCGAAGAGCTAGCATCTGTATCATACACCAAACTTGGTGGAAtggttgaggtggtggttgagGTGATGACCGAGTGTCTGTCATTGTCATCGTACGGTTTCTGGAACTTGTAGCATTCCGTAGACCAGTATCCGAACCATCCACAAGGTCCGGCTCCTTTCTTGTTCACTTCTTCCCATCCCATGTCCTGTATCCATTGTTCTAGCGGTCCTTTGGAGCTCAGCTTCAAGTCTGTGATGATGATATAGCCTCCTGGTTTGCACACACGTGCCATTTCTCTTAGTATCTGTCTCTGGGTCACCTTATCGTATGATTTGAACGCCCATGGAGAAGTCACCAAGGAAAAGACGTCAGATTCGTACGGTAACTGGGTGAGATCCGCCGAGTTGAGCGTTACCAAGTCAACAAAATTCTCACATCggatgttgttgatgattTTCTTCATGCGCGATTTACGCTCCTTGTCCCTCGAATAGTTGTCAATAGCATATACGTTGCAAACCAGCTGATTTTTGTCCTTTCGAGCGCGTTTCTGAGCACACACTTTCATCAGAGACACTCCCGAGCCTGACGCCACATCCAACGTGGGGCTGTCAAAGTCATagggctcttcttccaacAGTTGCTGCCAGAGATCGTGCCGTCCCTTGTAATTTGCATACATGAAAGCCCCTGCGGAGTCGCCGGAGAATATGGCGCGAGTTTTCGACTCAAAGTGAAACTTGGTCGACAGTTTCTCTCCACTGGCCCTTGGCTCCACCTTGATGGTCTGAAACGATGTCCTTCCTTGATCTAGGTGTCTGTAAACCATGGTTGAGATCGAAATGTTGATGGGTGAAAAAAATCAGCAAAATCCAGGAGAAATCGAAAAAAttggtggaaaaaaaacagcacGTCCTAGCGGATGCTGTAGATAGTCAATGAACTGATCGGTCTCAAAGATATCTTATCGTGAGAGTCCCGTCGCTAATCGGGGTTTTTAGTCGCTAATCGAAAGTGTAGATGAATCAGTGCATGGACGCGCATACACAACGTTGGGTATGGGTTAGGGTAGATCCGAAGCGGATTTTGAAGCGGCTGAGAAATCGCTGGGTGGCGACCCGGAGCTGCATGTGAGGCGTTTCGAGAGTTGGGAACGTTTCAGGGATGTTCAAATGCTGGTCTGATTCTGGCAAACTTTTTTTCGGCATGTTTTTGACCCTCTTTGTTTCCATTAGACAGCTCCTATGATAAGTCCGGGTTTTGCTTAGTCATAATGGAGGTGAACGCTCCTGCATGAGTGCATATGTGCATGTGCATGTTCAGTgcatgttggtgttgggTGGTCGGAAAAATGGTGTGGAAAAATGGTGCTGAAAAAACCGATTGAAGggtgttgtgtgtggtggaaTAGGATTGAAGGGTTTCAATACGATGACGTTATTATaattgtgttttttggtctagtacaagtacgtgtACGAATACTTGCAGCTTCAGCCGTAGCACAATAATTCAGTAAATGTCCAGAACGTAATATTGAAGAACAATTGAGCACACCTTTGAAGGATGGTGATAGCGACCGAGTAACTAATATTTTTAATATTTACCATTCTACCGATGGAGATGAGATAACTTGATTGAATCTTCCTAGATTTTtttcgattttttttcgaTTTCTGTATGATTCAAATAAATTAATTAGAATAAACACGGCGAAGTCCCGCAATATTGCCCTTATTCGCGCAAATAATGGATTGGATGCCATGATATATTGCTTCCGATAGATTGCTCCTGACACATTTGTGCATCGAAGGGCCCACGGCCCACAATCCAACTTGTCGCAAGTTGGTTTGATCGTGTGACGTTCATTTATTATTGCTGAGCTATATCTTCGACCTGACAGGCAGAGTTAGGAGTAATCGTAAAAGGGGGGCACcaatacgagtactggGCTGTACTAAAAACAGCACTCTGACAATACTCTAACATCAGCAACAATTAATCAACACCGTCTTACATCAGATCAGCAACAATTACCCATTTCATCTTAGTCAGCAATTGGGGCCCCCACTCCAATGAACGCCCACTTAGGACTTCTCCATTTGCCTATGCAATGTGAGGCAAAAGTTGAAGGCAACCCGTTTGGTGCCCGTCTTGGGTTCGGCTCCACTTCGCGGCTGAAGACTAACAAAATTATGTCTATTGAGATCAACGTTCGCGGGGTTCTAATTATCACATGCTGCCATTCGCCTGCTTGTAGCTAGTGCTATTCATGCCTATTATCGACCCGACCGCGGAAGAATGTGACCAAAACCGCGCCCAGCGGACTTTTTATGGGCAAAAATCGGCTTCTCGGGTTCAATTCTCGGAACCCGCATTCGGCTGCAGGAGGTGCCAGGTACGCAGCAGGACGCGAGATACAACCACGATCATCcactacaactacaactacaactactcCCACTCGTAGTGTAGACCGGAGCAAGTTACACAGACAGAATCAGATTGTATATAGCCGAAATACGTCAACACCCCCCCTTCCCCCATCTATACATACCGGTTTGAGCACTCCTCAAATAACAGAGTTACGGTCCCagttccaccaccaacttgtcaactccaactccagtctcagtcGCACACAAACCACCGCTTAAAGCCGCTATAGCCGACAGGACACAAACCGACCGCGGCCCCCATAGCGctatatcacgtgaccagcaCCGAAGCCCGCCCCTTCGCCCTTCCGCCCGATCTCCGCCGCCACGTGTTCTTGTGTTTTCAGCGGGGCTTCCAGCGGGTGCTTTTTcccacaccaccaccacacaccacTACGCTCCAACTCCCCCCTTAAAGTTTACGACACGTAAAAATTGCCTCTACGCATCACCTGGTACGTGACAGTCTCTTACTCCCCCACACCACACCACCGTTGTTACAATGGCCTGCGAAAcacagctgctggaaaaggaGTTTGGTCGACTAACGTCGCcggagtacaagtacaagcagaAGGTGCAGCCCAGCGAAAAAATCCGCCAtgtcgaagaagaggagccGGCCTACTacatgctgctgctcaccTACCTGGGGTATCTGATTATGATTGTGTGTGGCCACGTGCAGGACTACTACGCCAAGGTGTTCCATCCCGAGACGGTGGCAGACTtcatggccaaggacggcTATGCGCCGCTGTTTTCCGACTTTGAGTCCTTCTACATCCGACGTCTGCAGAAGCGACTGCGAGACTGTTTCGGCCGAGTGGTCACGGGCGTCCCCGGACGATACATCACCGTGCTGGACCGAGTCTCTAACGACTACAAcaccacctacaagtacctgggCACCTCCACCGACTGTCTCAACCTGTCGTCGTACAACTACCTTGGATTTGCCCAGTCCTCAGGCCAGTGCACAGACGCAGCCGAGGTTAGCATCAACACAGAGGGAATCTCGTCCTTTGGCACCCGAGCCGTCTGCGGCACTCTGGACGCACACGTCAAGACCGAAAAGCGTGTTGCCGAGTTTCTGGGTAAGGAGGACGCTCTCGTCTACTCCATGGGCTACGGCACCAACGCCTCGGTCTTCTCGTCGCTCGTCGACAAGCACTGTCTAGTGCTCTCTGACGCGCTCAACCACGGATCCATTCGATACGGCGCCCGTCTCTCTGGTGCCGTCATTAAAATCTTCAAACACAATGACACCAAGGACCTGGAACGAGTCCTGCGAGAACAGATTTCGCAAGGCCAGCCCAAGACCCACCGACCCTGGAAAAAGATTCTCGTTGCCGTCGAGGGTCTGTACTCCATGGAGGGAACCATGACCGATCTGCCCACCATGTGCGATCTACGAGACAAATACAAGTTCTACCTGTTTGTGGACGAAGCACACTCCATCGGAGCTCTGGGACCGCGAGGCAGAGGTATCTGCGACTACCTGGCCGTCGACCCCGCACGTGTGGACATCCTCATGGGCACCTTCACCAAGTCGTTTGGCGCCACAGGAGGTTACATTGCGTCGTCGCACGAGCTAATCAACCACCTGCGGGTCAACAACATGGGCAACGTGTACGCAGAGTCCGTGTCACCACCCGTTCTCGCACAGATCACAGCTGCCCTGCAGACGATTGACGGCGAGATTCGGCCTGGTGAGGGAGAGGAGCGTCTGGAACGTATCGCATTCAACTCGCGGTATCTCCGTCTGGCGCTCAAGCGGCTCGGTTTCATTGTCTACGGCATTGACGACTCGCCCATCATTCCGGTGCTCCTGTACGTGCCGGCCAAAATGCCTGAAATGGGCCGAATTCTGTTGAAGATGGGCATTGccgtggtggtggtgggttACCCTGCAACAGACATTGCGTCGTCACGGGCCCGGTTTTGCATGAGTGCCGCGCTGACCAAGGAAGATCTGGACCGAATCATTAAGGTCATGTGGCAGCTCGGCAACATTCTGTCCTTCAAGTATGGCAAGGGAATGCCTGATGCCAACGGCAAGGTGCGACATTGGGAGCTCAGCGAGGTTTTGGCCTCGGGCGTGGAGGACTGTAAGAAGGATTGGTAAGATATAGTAAATGTGCATATAGTTGGCAGTAATAAATACGTGTGTGCATGTGTATGATTTGaagggggggggggggggggggggacCATTTCTGGGGGGGCCCATTAAAATCTGAGGTAACATCTGACTGAGCTTTATATGCTTTATTTCTTCAGGTGCTACCCAGAACCAGAGACACCCTGAAACGGTTGACCTCTGTCAGTTAGTCAGCATTTTCTTCGCATCAGAATCGGCGGCATGGAGCCCACTGATGTTAGATtgcatgtacatactgtaccgggCACCGTTCTCCGCGGCGTTCATCACCATGTCCTTAGTAATCATTGTCAGAGGCGATTATCTTGGGTTGGCGGGGCTGTCTCTATTGAGCCATGGGTCGTATCTGTCATGCGGTTGGTGCAAAGATATGGAGGTAGTGATGATGacggttttttttttatatatattttttatatttatttgcCACGAtactttttattttaattttatACTGGCCAGCACAATAGTTGAACTTTATCAAGTATTTCGGCAAGTGGGTTTATGGTGCTACTTGAACTGTAGTTGAGATGGTCAGACAAGACCATGGGTTCGGGTTTCACAATGACACGAGCCGATGGGAGATTTGAGCCCCCGAATGTGAAGATTTATTCAGAGCCAGCCGAGCCgaagtacaagcacagcACAGTACCTCCTTGAAAGCTAGCTTACAAAGGTTCGTCTGTTTCACCTCGTCAGGGGTAGTTGAGAatgagtacatactactaGATTGAATTTTGATCTCGCGATAATGGACTCAATATTGAAGCCAGCGCAAAATTAATAGCATGAgtgagaagaagagaccGAGGGGATAAATTTGATACAAAAAACTTCTTCAATATCCGCTATTTAGATCCACCAAAGGCCATCACTATGAAGCAGCGGGCACACTGTTTCAACCAAGTTTGTTGGAGAAAAGGTTCGATTATAGATAGCTCCTTGAGTGGTCTAAATATGATATGGATTAGTGAAAGTCGTTGTTTTTTGCACGAAACCGCGGAGAAGAATAAAAGGAGCCATATATTGTTCATTAAATGAAAAAATattaataaaaaaattaaaaaatgCCCTCCCTATTGATTCCAGAGACATTCTCGGGTGACTGTCAACTGCATTCTTGCTGGAACTTTGAAGTTAGAGGTTGGAGGGAAAAATGGGTACAAAATCGAATAAATTCgagaaaaataaataaaaaaatataaaagCCAATAAATATCCTCTATAACATATATTCACAGACTTTGCCACAAATTTGTTGAAGGAAATTCAACAACATGTCCTAGAAACCCATCCTAAATATAGAACTgcatgtacgagtatttggatgtacaagtacacttTCATACATACATCTCAGCTCTGTACAAATCATACAGCCTGAATAGCAGACACGAGGGATTATAACAATCTCTTTTGTTGAAGAAGCGCGAGAGGTATATTATTACTAAGCCATTATTTTCCGACGAGCCCCTTACTAATCACAAATATCTGATTTGTTACTGCCCGTCACCACATATATAACGGACACGTTTATGCATTATCAGATCTGGGGTAATAATGTGCGACATGGCATACAGTTTTATAAAGTGAGTTTTTGTGCTAGTGACACAAATGTGGTTGGGAACTTATATATAGAGACAGTTATTCCCGTCATCGTTATGTCTTCTGCTGTGCACTACGCCGCTTTGTCCCCTCACCGAGGGTGTGGTTTGTCATTGTCACCTCAACTTCGTGATGATGTGTCGCACTGTGCCACACAAGGCGGAGCTAAACCTAATAACCATGGCCAACCACACACAAACCACCACTTCCAGCTCAACCGCACACCAGTTGTACCCATGCGATACACCAATCTAGAAGAGCTGGGGAAGGCCGCGAGGCAGGCAACAGGGGCCGTGTCGGGCTTCAAGCCCAAGCGCATGGTCGATCTGGCACTATCTCAGATAGAGCAGTACAAGCagatgttggagatggaccTGGAGCTGGCAGCCTACCACATATTCCAGGCCCGCGAGattctgtttgtgtgcATCCCTCGCCACCCGGACTACGATAAATtccaggccaagaagggccCTTTCCACGAGACGTACGTGGAGCTGTGTGACCTGGCCGAAACCGACAGACGGGTGCTGGAGCTCATCTCCACTGTCAAGGGCAAGTATGTGCGGGAAAAGACATCGGGTGTGCGACGACAGTCCAACGACGACCTGCTGCAATCCATCGACGACACTATACGAGGCTTTTCGCATCTCGACGTCCAACAACAGTCTGCCCCCCCCACAGAGACTGATCCACTCAAagacaagctggagaaaCTGCGTGGTAGGAGCCCCGAGGTGCAGCGGGCTACATTGACGACCAacggcagcagcaccaccaccacgaAAAACGGTGTCATGCCCCCACCGAAGATATCGCCACCGCCCGTTCCAGTGCCGCAAAACGGAGGCTACGTACGACAGTCATATGTGGGCCCTGCATCTGTGCCCTCCCCACCGCCCCATTCAGTGACTCCGCCCACACCGCCACGTCACACTATCACGCTCAAGGCGCCGCAGCTGATCTCGTACCTTGGACACGCTCCCGagactctgctgctgctcgacaTTAGACCCCGAGCAGACTTCCAGAAATGCC from Yarrowia lipolytica chromosome 1F, complete sequence carries:
- a CDS encoding uncharacterized protein (Compare to YALI0F15345g, similar to Saccharomyces cerevisiae LCB2 (YDR062W); ancestral locus Anc_8.177, similar to uniprot|P40970 Saccharomyces cerevisiae YDR062w LCB2 serine C-palmitoyltransferase subunit), yielding MACETQLLEKEFGRLTSPEYKYKQKVQPSEKIRHVEEEEPAYYMLLLTYLGYLIMIVCGHVQDYYAKVFHPETVADFMAKDGYAPLFSDFESFYIRRLQKRLRDCFGRVVTGVPGRYITVLDRVSNDYNTTYKYLGTSTDCLNLSSYNYLGFAQSSGQCTDAAEVSINTEGISSFGTRAVCGTLDAHVKTEKRVAEFLGKEDALVYSMGYGTNASVFSSLVDKHCLVLSDALNHGSIRYGARLSGAVIKIFKHNDTKDLERVLREQISQGQPKTHRPWKKILVAVEGLYSMEGTMTDLPTMCDLRDKYKFYLFVDEAHSIGALGPRGRGICDYLAVDPARVDILMGTFTKSFGATGGYIASSHELINHLRVNNMGNVYAESVSPPVLAQITAALQTIDGEIRPGEGEERLERIAFNSRYLRLALKRLGFIVYGIDDSPIIPVLLYVPAKMPEMGRILLKMGIAVVVVGYPATDIASSRARFCMSAALTKEDLDRIIKVMWQLGNILSFKYGKGMPDANGKVRHWELSEVLASGVEDCKKDW
- a CDS encoding uncharacterized protein (Compare to YALI0F15323g, similar to uniprot|Q6CBW2 Yarrowia lipolytica YALI0C15026g) codes for the protein MVYRHLDQGRTSFQTIKVEPRASGEKLSTKFHFESKTRAIFSGDSAGAFMYANYKGRHDLWQQLLEEEPYDFDSPTLDVASGSGVSLMKVCAQKRARKDKNQLVCNVYAIDNYSRDKERKSRMKKIINNIRCENFVDLVTLNSADLTQLPYESDVFSLVTSPWAFKSYDKVTQRQILREMARVCKPGGYIIITDLKLSSKGPLEQWIQDMGWEEVNKKGAGPCGWFGYWSTECYKFQKPYDDNDRHSVITSTTTSTIPPSLVYDTDASSSLFRGDTDRSSLFTESDADTIHVSIR
- a CDS encoding uncharacterized protein (Compare to YALI0F15279g, similar to uniprot|Q9P6P8 Schizosaccharomyces pombe Putative vesicular transport protein, similar to Saccharomyces cerevisiae YIP4 (YGL198W); ancestral locus Anc_8.158), translating into MSYQQANNDLLDVDDDFIIEEDTPAPSNSQNTTSVGSEQLVTRRFMGGDTLDEPVLRTLGRDVRGVGNRLKEVVWPGSLSGFINPIDNSSQLIKEWDMWGPLVFCLILALSLGWGNSEAFSGVFAITWMGQILVTLNIKLLGGNISFFRGLCIVGYSLFPVVLGSVVEIFIPWIWLSVPVIVLNVAWALWSANNSLKHSGVLPGRTVLAAYPVGLFFVSLGWLCILR
- a CDS encoding uncharacterized protein (Compare to YALI0F15257g, some similarities with uniprot|P37293 Saccharomyces cerevisiae YGR147c NAT2 N-acetyltransferase for N-terminal methionine, similar to Saccharomyces cerevisiae NAT2 (YGR147C); ancestral locus Anc_4.82), which gives rise to MLSCISLCFGRLLTTNFEKKMNIRGISRGLLHVSRVAGVRGPAHVTRFAFPTPVCAPSRLSSVRWFSGTPQTMERSVGQPGNANNVTNINSKAEGQQEDQGGDKEGKEGNKKKATGIKALVQKYGWVALGVYLSLSTIDLPICWLGVHSVGLDKVVEWQVYLKELVGWKTTPKEELQEDNVEGSDIANTVTGALAMVTPDIGAAVEDQKVDEKLPETSPTESYWFSKQMWAEFAVAYAIHKSLIFIRLPITAAITPSVVKILKRWGFNIGKKKPVGQFGVSPSQRQKWWSWWF